The Staphylococcus simiae genome includes the window CTAGATTACCTTAGTTTCACATTCATGTCTGCCAATGAGCTTAGATCATAAAACAAGCAGTGAAGGGACTATCAACTAAGATAGTTGTTCACTGCTTGTTTTTATGCACGGCAATCAATTACATTATTTTCTATTATTAATTAACAATACTTCTACAATGCTAAGCACATTAATACCAAAGAATTTAGAAGCTGCTTTAGCACCTTTAAAACCATGCCCAGCTTTAAAATGATGATAAATCGCTGTTCCCATAACGATATTAATCATAATTGCACCAATCGCCGCTAATTTTTGTCCTACTTTCCCAAACACTGAGGCAAATAAGAATATTGAACCAACGAATTCAAATATACCTGCTAATTTCATGGAATTTCTTGATAAATTAAATCCTTCTTTAAATTGTTGAGCCATACCTTCATCGTTTTTAATTTTTGGTAGACTACTTTGCATAATATTATATCCTACAAACCCATTCACTAAGTGTCTTAATAACATCTTTCATTCCTCCAATTATTCTTTTTAATTATTATTAGGTTGTATTAGTAACGCTAATAATGATCCTATTAAAGCGATGATTGCCGTCACATAAAATGTTAAATCT containing:
- a CDS encoding DoxX family protein, with translation MLLRHLVNGFVGYNIMQSSLPKIKNDEGMAQQFKEGFNLSRNSMKLAGIFEFVGSIFLFASVFGKVGQKLAAIGAIMINIVMGTAIYHHFKAGHGFKGAKAASKFFGINVLSIVEVLLINNRK